One genomic region from Ewingella sp. CoE-038-23 encodes:
- a CDS encoding nucleotide triphosphate diphosphatase NUDT15: MMSLMPRIGVGVLIFREGKLLLGRRKGSHGAGFWSAPGGHLEFGETPELCARREALEETGLQLEVVHPGPWVNDIFTLEQKHYVTLFCVAQSKPEQGEPINTEPEKCEGWHWFNCDQLPQPLFQPLEDLIEKVGNIKNLI, from the coding sequence ATGATGAGTTTAATGCCCAGAATCGGCGTCGGCGTACTGATTTTCCGCGAGGGGAAATTGTTGCTGGGCCGCAGAAAAGGTAGTCACGGTGCCGGTTTTTGGTCTGCTCCCGGCGGCCATTTAGAGTTTGGCGAAACGCCAGAACTGTGCGCCCGGAGAGAAGCTTTAGAAGAAACAGGCTTGCAACTCGAGGTAGTGCATCCCGGCCCTTGGGTTAACGATATTTTCACTCTCGAGCAAAAACACTATGTGACGCTGTTTTGTGTTGCGCAATCCAAACCTGAGCAGGGCGAGCCGATTAACACCGAGCCAGAGAAGTGCGAAGGCTGGCACTGGTTTAATTGTGACCAATTACCACAGCCGCTTTTTCAACCACTTGAAGACTTGATAGAAAAA